A single region of the Anguilla anguilla isolate fAngAng1 chromosome 17, fAngAng1.pri, whole genome shotgun sequence genome encodes:
- the fads6 gene encoding fatty acid desaturase 6, which produces MESMPGEGRGGEGKGGSDTGDTKPLLQREGDGSRAAEGSGKEEDRESLMMELTRLVQKVVRRSSWWERRGIDCAILASAFLSLPAAFLLLGSSCGLLFALGVLVMGTAHAIITFKGAHLASHGTLSESQAWSDFWAVFFIEVCGAFTARAGVHAHIKMHHAHTNILGLGDSSTWRAPFLSRSVYLFLAPLAVPIITPLVALGQLKDYSLEQAGRTVSMVSLGLYSQYWLLINVSGFQSPASALLCMLLCRALYSLPYIHVNIFQHIGLSMFSPTRRPKRIHQMTHGVLNLPRNPVLDWTFGHSLINCHVEHHLFPFLSDHMCLKVKPIVSSYLKEKKLPYQEDSYLSRLQLFFHKYQELMVFAPPITELVGVQ; this is translated from the exons ATGGAGAGCATGCcaggtgaggggagagggggagaggggaaggggggatcGGACACGGGGGACACGAAGCCCCTGctccagagagagggggacgggAGCAGGGCGGCGGAGGGGTCAGGaaaggaggaggacagagagtcCCTGATGATGGAACTGACTCGGCTGGTGCAGAAGGTGGTCAGGCGGAGCAGCTGGTGGGAGAGGCGGGGGATTGACTGCGCCATCCTGGCCTCTGCgttcctctctctgcctgcag CCTTCCTGCTGCTGGGGTCCTCTTGTGGCCTGCTGTTTGCGCTGGGCGTGCTGGTCATGGGCACTGCCCACGCCATCATCACCTTCAAGGGGGCCCACCTGGCCAGCCACGGAACGCTAAGCGAGTCCCAGGCTTGGAGCGACTTCTGGGCCGTGTTCTTCATTGAG GTGTGCGGTGCTTTCACTGCCCGGGCGGGTGTCCACGCCCACATCAAAATGCACCACGCCCACACCAACATCCTGGGCCTGGGCGACTCCAGCACCTGGCGCGCGCCCTTCCTGTCCCGCTCCGTCTACCTGTTCCTCGCCCCGCTGGCCGTGCCAATCATCACCCCCCTGGTGGCGCTGG GTCAGTTAAAGGACTACTCCCTGGAGCAGGCGGGGCGCACCGTGTCGATGGTGTCACTGGGCCTGTACTCGCAGTACTGGCTGCTCATCAATGTCTCTGGGTTTCAGTCCCCTGCCAGCGCTCTGCTCTGCATGCTGCTGTGCAGGGCTCTGTACTCCCTGCCCTACATCCATGTCAACATCTTCCAG CACATCGGCTTGTCCATGTTCTCTCCGACCCGCCGGCCCAAACGGATCCACCAGATGACCCACGGCGTCCTGAACCTGCCCCGGAACCCAGTGCTGGACTGGACCTTCGGACACTCGCTCATCAACTGCCACGTGGAGCACCACCTCTTCCCCTTTCTGTCCGACCACATGTGTCTGAAG GTGAAGCCCATTGTCTCCAGCTATCTGAAGGAGAAGAAGTTGCCCTATCAAGAGGATAGTTACCTCTCTCGCCTCCAACTCTTTTTCCACAAGTACCAGGAGCTGATGGTGTTTGCCCCACCCATCACAGAGCTGGTGGGGGTGCAGTAA